Proteins from a genomic interval of Youhaiella tibetensis:
- a CDS encoding efflux RND transporter permease subunit, which yields MFLTRISVNHPVFAAMIMVALVVFGIYSYQRLPIEQLPDIDLPVVAVLTTYAGASPDAVENDITKPIEDAVNTVSGIDTIQSRSYPGQSVVIIIFKLEVSSSVAAQDVRDKIAAIEAALPDSADNPQVLRFDPSELPVLSIAVSSDTRAARDLTTLTEDTIVRRLSIIPGVGRATVVGGVPRQLNILIDADRLRAFDVGVGEILAALQQDNRNVPAGSITDPLQVRSIQVEGTIEEEDDFLKIIVARRGGQPVRLGDVATIEDGQADTSSLALLDGQRALAVDIVKVQGANTVGVARDIRQALDDLQKNELPPDVTIRVVRDNAVAVEESFHSVQSTILEGAILAVIIVFLFLNSWRSTVITGLTLPISIIGTLTALYFLGFTLNMMTLMALSLSVGLLIDDAIVVRENITRHLHMGKTHRQAALDGTNEIGLAVLATTLSIVAVFLPVAFMEGILGRFFLQFGVTVSVAVLISLFVSFTLDPMLSSVWYDPASHPNARRGPVGRAVERFDRGFMWIADRYRSILKWCLRHRIVTLLAAGAIFIASLFLVPLVGVEFVPPADNSEFQVDIETPVGSSIDYTATKANQVTAALREFPEVIRTYTTVNAGNSTGDNRASILVSMVPPEQRHRTPTQMTEPVRQRLAFIPGVQAVVGAASGLGGVSKPIQINIYGDDLAVLGRLSDTVMARVKDIPGLADVESNLQAAQPVLGIRVNREAASDLGVTLQQISQTLRPLLSGEKVSDWTSPDGRSFDVVVRLPEGARDSVEALAGLPIMQTGATSSTALVRLDQVAEIVQSVGPSEILREDLSRQASVTANISDRPLGEVSSDVAKAIAGIQVPTGYRISMGGDVQQLGDTAAAAGSALLLAVIFIYLVLASQFGSFIQPLAIMMSLPLAIIGVLIGLLVGGTTLNMFSAIGFIMLMGLVVKNAILLVDNANQHHAAGMPLVESLIEAGSTRFRPIIMTTLAMIFGMMPLALGLHAGSSQTAAMAHAVIGGLISSTLLTLVVVPVILTYLDRLGQLFLRIVPKAPDDQKAAADAALN from the coding sequence ATGTTCCTCACCCGCATCAGCGTCAATCATCCGGTATTCGCCGCCATGATCATGGTGGCGCTAGTCGTCTTCGGCATCTACTCCTACCAGCGCCTGCCGATCGAACAATTGCCTGATATCGACCTGCCGGTCGTGGCCGTTCTCACCACTTATGCGGGGGCATCGCCCGATGCGGTGGAGAACGACATCACCAAACCGATCGAGGACGCGGTCAACACCGTGAGCGGCATCGACACCATCCAGTCGCGCTCCTACCCGGGCCAATCGGTGGTCATCATCATCTTCAAGCTCGAGGTTTCCTCCTCGGTCGCCGCCCAGGACGTGCGCGACAAGATCGCCGCCATCGAAGCGGCACTGCCCGACAGCGCCGACAATCCCCAGGTCCTCCGGTTCGACCCGTCCGAGTTGCCTGTCCTCTCCATCGCCGTGAGTTCGGACACCCGCGCCGCGCGCGACCTGACCACGCTCACCGAAGACACGATCGTACGCCGCCTCTCGATCATCCCCGGGGTCGGGCGCGCCACTGTCGTCGGCGGCGTGCCGCGCCAGCTCAACATCCTCATCGATGCCGACAGGCTGCGCGCCTTCGACGTCGGCGTCGGCGAAATCCTCGCCGCGCTCCAGCAGGACAATCGCAATGTCCCGGCTGGCTCGATCACCGATCCGCTTCAGGTGCGCTCCATCCAGGTGGAAGGGACCATCGAGGAGGAGGACGATTTCCTCAAGATCATCGTCGCGCGACGTGGCGGCCAACCCGTACGGCTGGGCGATGTGGCGACCATCGAAGATGGACAGGCAGACACCTCGAGCCTCGCCCTGCTCGATGGCCAGCGCGCTCTTGCCGTCGATATCGTCAAGGTCCAGGGCGCCAATACGGTCGGGGTGGCGCGCGACATCCGCCAGGCGCTCGATGACCTCCAGAAGAACGAGTTGCCGCCCGACGTCACCATCCGTGTGGTGCGCGACAATGCCGTGGCGGTCGAGGAATCCTTCCACTCGGTGCAATCGACGATCCTCGAAGGTGCCATCCTCGCCGTCATCATCGTCTTCCTTTTCCTCAACTCCTGGCGCTCTACCGTCATTACCGGGCTTACCCTGCCCATTTCGATCATCGGCACGCTGACCGCCCTCTATTTCCTCGGCTTCACCCTCAACATGATGACGCTGATGGCGCTTTCGCTCTCGGTGGGCCTGCTCATCGACGATGCTATCGTCGTGCGCGAGAACATCACGCGGCACCTGCACATGGGCAAGACGCACCGGCAGGCGGCGCTCGACGGCACCAACGAAATCGGGCTGGCGGTTCTCGCCACCACCCTGTCGATCGTCGCCGTCTTCCTGCCGGTGGCCTTCATGGAGGGCATTCTCGGACGCTTCTTCCTCCAGTTCGGCGTCACCGTCTCGGTCGCGGTGCTGATCTCGCTCTTCGTCAGCTTCACGCTCGACCCCATGCTCTCCAGCGTCTGGTACGATCCAGCATCCCACCCCAACGCCAGGCGCGGCCCCGTCGGGCGCGCCGTCGAACGTTTCGATCGCGGCTTCATGTGGATAGCGGATCGCTACCGCAGCATCCTCAAATGGTGTCTGAGGCACCGCATCGTGACGCTGCTGGCCGCGGGCGCCATTTTCATCGCCTCGCTCTTCCTGGTGCCGCTGGTTGGCGTGGAGTTCGTACCGCCGGCCGACAACTCCGAGTTCCAGGTCGATATCGAAACCCCGGTGGGGTCCTCGATCGACTACACCGCCACCAAGGCCAACCAGGTCACCGCCGCATTGCGCGAGTTTCCCGAAGTCATCCGCACCTACACCACCGTCAATGCCGGCAACTCGACCGGGGACAATCGTGCCAGCATCCTGGTTTCCATGGTTCCGCCCGAACAACGCCATCGCACCCCGACCCAGATGACCGAGCCGGTGCGCCAGCGCCTGGCCTTCATCCCCGGCGTGCAGGCCGTGGTCGGCGCGGCGAGCGGCCTGGGCGGGGTCTCCAAGCCCATCCAGATCAACATCTACGGCGACGACCTGGCCGTTCTCGGCCGTCTTTCCGACACCGTCATGGCCCGCGTGAAGGACATACCGGGCCTGGCGGATGTCGAATCCAATCTCCAGGCCGCCCAGCCGGTCCTGGGGATCCGCGTCAATCGCGAGGCGGCCAGCGACCTAGGCGTTACCCTCCAGCAGATCAGTCAGACCCTGCGCCCGCTGCTATCGGGCGAGAAGGTCAGCGACTGGACATCCCCGGACGGCAGGTCTTTCGACGTCGTGGTGCGCCTGCCCGAGGGCGCGCGCGACAGTGTCGAGGCCCTCGCGGGCCTCCCCATCATGCAGACTGGCGCAACCAGCAGCACTGCCCTCGTGCGCCTCGACCAGGTCGCGGAAATCGTCCAGTCCGTCGGCCCCAGCGAGATTCTGCGCGAGGATTTGTCCCGCCAGGCCAGCGTTACCGCCAACATATCTGACCGCCCGCTGGGCGAAGTCAGCAGCGACGTCGCCAAGGCCATCGCCGGTATCCAGGTGCCCACGGGCTACCGCATCTCGATGGGCGGCGACGTGCAGCAACTGGGCGACACTGCAGCGGCCGCCGGCTCGGCGCTGCTGCTCGCGGTCATCTTCATCTACCTGGTCCTTGCGTCCCAGTTCGGCAGCTTCATCCAGCCGCTCGCCATCATGATGTCGCTGCCTCTCGCCATCATCGGCGTGCTGATCGGCCTGCTCGTCGGCGGCACCACCCTCAACATGTTCTCAGCCATCGGCTTCATCATGCTGATGGGCCTGGTGGTCAAGAACGCCATCCTGCTGGTGGACAACGCCAACCAGCATCACGCCGCCGGCATGCCGCTCGTGGAGTCCCTCATCGAGGCCGGCAGCACCCGCTTCCGCCCCATCATCATGACCACGCTCGCCATGATCTTCGGCATGATGCCGCTGGCGCTCGGTCTCCACGCCGGCAGTTCGCAGACCGCTGCCATGGCCCATGCCGTCATCGGCGGCCTCATCAGCTCGACCCTGCTCACGCTTGTGGTCGTGCCGGTGATCCTCACCTATCTCGATCGGCTGGGGCAGCTCTTCCTGCGGATCGTGCCCAAGGCGCCCGACGACCAGAAGGCGGCGGCGGACGCAGCGCTCAACTAG
- a CDS encoding efflux RND transporter periplasmic adaptor subunit, whose protein sequence is MSATNEASSPPPAKRRWPWIVLILVILALALALYFRLKDRAQPVAPAQTERMLELNKVEITTLVPQLLEQTVKVTGTLAPERRADITPQVSGKLQTVNVRTGDAVLAGQVIAQIDIRDLRLTLNQQVANSEATKAQLSLARSQLENTQALFERGTASKASLDSAQANVDALSAQVDALQAQVDTAQRAIQNASITAPFAGVIASRSAEPGQSVTPGSPLVTLVDLSVMEVQATAPLSDSASLKEGQRATLTVEGIADKSFSASVDRISPVAIENTRSIPVFLTLENPDGIFRGGMFTTGSVVVDEAQDALAVPSSALREDKQGEYVLTVVDAKLVRQPIEKGRQWSTGNLVQILTGLNPGDVVVTGRLPELEPGTAVTIVGN, encoded by the coding sequence ATGAGTGCGACCAACGAGGCTTCCTCTCCTCCGCCCGCCAAGCGCCGCTGGCCATGGATCGTCCTGATCCTCGTCATCCTGGCATTGGCCCTGGCTCTCTATTTCCGCCTCAAGGACAGGGCCCAGCCGGTAGCCCCTGCCCAGACCGAGCGGATGCTCGAGCTCAACAAGGTCGAGATCACAACGCTCGTTCCGCAACTGCTCGAGCAGACCGTCAAGGTCACCGGCACACTCGCGCCCGAACGGCGCGCCGACATCACCCCGCAGGTTTCCGGTAAGCTCCAGACCGTCAATGTGCGCACCGGTGATGCCGTACTTGCCGGCCAGGTGATCGCCCAGATCGACATCCGCGACCTGCGCCTGACGCTCAACCAGCAGGTCGCCAATTCGGAGGCGACCAAGGCGCAGCTTAGCCTGGCCCGCTCCCAGCTCGAGAACACCCAGGCACTCTTTGAGCGCGGCACGGCATCCAAGGCCAGCCTCGATTCGGCCCAGGCGAACGTGGACGCCCTCTCGGCCCAGGTGGATGCCCTGCAGGCGCAGGTCGACACCGCCCAGCGCGCCATCCAGAACGCCAGCATAACCGCTCCGTTTGCCGGCGTGATCGCCAGCCGCTCGGCCGAGCCCGGTCAGTCGGTGACGCCGGGCTCACCCCTCGTCACCCTGGTCGATCTGTCGGTCATGGAGGTGCAGGCCACCGCCCCGCTCAGCGACAGCGCCAGCCTTAAGGAAGGCCAGCGGGCCACCCTCACCGTCGAAGGCATTGCCGACAAGTCCTTCTCGGCCAGCGTCGATCGCATTAGCCCGGTCGCCATCGAGAACACGCGCTCGATCCCGGTCTTCCTCACGCTCGAAAACCCCGACGGCATATTCCGCGGGGGCATGTTCACCACCGGATCCGTCGTGGTCGATGAAGCCCAGGATGCCCTGGCGGTACCCTCCTCCGCCCTGCGCGAGGACAAGCAGGGCGAATATGTCCTCACCGTCGTCGACGCCAAGCTCGTGCGCCAGCCCATCGAGAAGGGGCGGCAATGGTCCACCGGCAATCTCGTCCAGATTCTGACGGGCCTCAATCCGGGCGACGTCGTCGTGACCGGTCGCCTGCCCGAACTCGAGCCGGGCACTGCAGTCACCATCGTGGGGAACTGA
- the hpt gene encoding hypoxanthine phosphoribosyltransferase: MTAKNYVIDELISAKAIAARVEALAREISEFYSDTEKLVVVGLLRGSFIFIADLVRELDLPVEVDFLEVSSYGNSTESSREVRILKDLRGEIEHRDVLLVEDIVDTGYTLSHVLDILNTRHPKRIEVCALLDKPSRREVDVKARWIGFEIPDKFVVGYGIDYAQRNRNLPHIGAVRFIDQD; encoded by the coding sequence ATGACTGCCAAGAACTACGTGATCGACGAACTGATCTCGGCCAAGGCCATCGCAGCCCGCGTGGAGGCCCTGGCCCGCGAAATTTCCGAGTTCTACAGCGACACCGAAAAGCTCGTCGTCGTCGGCCTGCTGCGCGGCTCGTTCATCTTCATTGCCGACCTGGTGCGTGAACTCGACCTGCCGGTGGAGGTCGATTTCCTGGAAGTCTCCAGCTACGGTAACTCCACCGAATCCAGCCGCGAAGTGCGCATCCTCAAGGACCTGCGCGGCGAGATCGAACATCGCGACGTGCTGCTGGTCGAAGACATCGTGGACACCGGCTACACCCTCAGCCACGTCCTCGACATCCTCAACACGCGCCACCCCAAGCGCATCGAGGTCTGTGCCCTGCTCGACAAGCCTTCACGCCGCGAAGTGGACGTCAAGGCACGCTGGATCGGCTTTGAAATCCCCGACAAGTTCGTGGTCGGCTACGGCATCGACTACGCCCAGCGCAACCGCAACCTGCCCCATATCGGCGCGGTGCGGTTCATCGATCAGGACTGA
- a CDS encoding HlyD family type I secretion periplasmic adaptor subunit — translation MSPKVNQATAKAEETSQPEAEKAAPRKRGKPKAVPPAGEVSKPIHVISEFQSDAVELEERVPPRVARMTLYTITAFLIATVVWASVSSIDEIVVAPGKLVTTQPTIVVQPIETSIIRTIDVKAGDVVKAGQTLVTFDPTFTQSDVDQQRSRLAVLDAQVARTQAELDGADYAKLAGPSAEEQLQVELFGQRQAYYQAQLQNFDQQIAVQKAAIDSSQTQAAVLANQSETLAQIESTRQALYDKQNGSLLDLLNSRNARLDVDATRAQIAGSGAEAEHAVAKLEADRQAFIQDYRRTTMEQLVDFRGKRDEAAQELKKMELRRNMVTLTAPADAVVLEMAAKSIGSVVREAEPVVTLVPVDVPLEAEVSVNARDIGQVAVNDEARIKLDAYPFQKFGTATGTIRTMSRDAFTPDAASGAQGAAALPYFKARVPLDAASLDTKEGPMHLLPGMTVTAEIKVGTRTVISYFLYPLLRGLDDSIREP, via the coding sequence ATGAGCCCCAAGGTGAACCAGGCAACCGCCAAGGCCGAAGAAACTTCACAGCCGGAGGCCGAGAAGGCCGCCCCGCGTAAGCGTGGCAAGCCGAAGGCCGTGCCGCCAGCAGGCGAAGTCAGCAAGCCGATCCATGTCATCTCCGAGTTCCAGAGCGATGCGGTGGAACTGGAGGAGCGGGTGCCGCCACGCGTGGCGCGAATGACGCTCTACACCATCACCGCGTTCCTCATCGCCACTGTGGTCTGGGCGTCGGTGTCCTCGATCGACGAGATCGTGGTGGCGCCGGGCAAGCTCGTGACCACGCAGCCGACGATCGTGGTGCAACCGATCGAGACCTCGATCATCCGCACCATCGACGTCAAGGCGGGCGATGTGGTCAAGGCGGGCCAGACGCTGGTGACATTCGATCCGACCTTCACACAGTCCGACGTGGACCAGCAGCGCTCGCGCCTGGCCGTGCTCGACGCCCAGGTGGCGCGGACGCAGGCTGAGCTCGACGGGGCCGACTATGCCAAGCTCGCCGGGCCGTCCGCAGAGGAGCAGTTGCAGGTCGAGCTCTTCGGGCAGCGGCAAGCCTATTACCAGGCGCAGTTGCAGAATTTCGACCAGCAGATCGCGGTGCAGAAGGCGGCAATCGATTCCAGCCAGACGCAGGCCGCTGTCCTCGCCAACCAATCCGAAACGCTGGCGCAGATCGAGTCGACCCGGCAGGCCCTCTACGACAAGCAGAATGGTTCGCTGCTCGACCTCCTCAACTCGCGCAATGCGCGGCTCGATGTCGATGCAACGCGGGCGCAGATCGCCGGCAGCGGAGCGGAGGCCGAGCACGCCGTGGCCAAGCTCGAGGCGGACCGCCAGGCTTTCATTCAGGACTATCGCCGCACGACCATGGAGCAGCTTGTCGACTTCCGCGGCAAGCGCGACGAGGCCGCCCAGGAGCTCAAGAAGATGGAGCTGCGGCGCAACATGGTGACGCTGACGGCTCCGGCCGACGCGGTGGTGCTCGAAATGGCGGCCAAATCCATCGGGTCGGTGGTGCGCGAGGCCGAGCCGGTCGTGACGCTGGTGCCGGTCGACGTGCCGCTCGAGGCCGAGGTTTCGGTCAATGCCCGCGACATCGGCCAGGTGGCGGTCAACGACGAGGCGCGCATCAAGCTCGATGCCTACCCGTTCCAGAAGTTCGGCACCGCCACCGGCACGATCCGTACGATGAGCCGGGACGCGTTCACACCCGATGCCGCCTCGGGCGCGCAGGGAGCGGCGGCGCTGCCCTATTTCAAGGCGCGGGTCCCGCTCGATGCGGCGAGCCTGGACACCAAGGAAGGTCCGATGCACCTGTTGCCGGGCATGACGGTTACCGCCGAAATCAAGGTTGGGACGCGCACGGTGATCTCGTACTTCCTCTACCCGCTGCTGCGCGGCCTCGACGACAGCATTCGCGAGCCGTGA